Proteins from a genomic interval of Echeneis naucrates chromosome 21, fEcheNa1.1, whole genome shotgun sequence:
- the slc10a2 gene encoding ileal sodium/bile acid cotransporter, translating to MSTLKATTMVPTGCHSFATVCSGSSCLMPVSDFNATLSLVLSTVLTTMLALVMFSMGCTVDAEKLWGHIRRPWGIIIGFLCQFGIMPFTAFALSLAFNVLPVQAVVIIIMGCCPGGSGSNIICYWLDGDMDLSISMTACSSILAMGMMPLCLLIYTSIWTSANTIQIPYDSIGITLVALLVPISLGMYMKRRWPYLAKKILKVGSFMGFALIVITAVVGGVLYQSSWNIAPSLWIIGTIYPFVGFGLGFLMARFVGQPWNRCRTIALETGFQNSQLCSTIVQLSFSPAELEVMFAFPLIYSIFQLVVAVLSVGGYQAYKRKCGRGSADADSEASSLEAGVANTEKEKHHGVKNIAFQFDENAYSGEKGKNNEKITQL from the exons ATGTCCACACTCAAGGCAACAACAATGGTTCCCACTGGCTGCCACTCCTTTGCCACAGTCTGCTCTGGCTCAAGCTGCCTCATGCCCGTCAGTGACTTTAATGCAACGCTAAGCTTGGTGTTGAGCACTGTTCTCACCACAATGCTTGCTCTGGTCATGTTCTCTATGGGCTGCACAGTGGATGCTGAAAAGCTGTGGGGCCACATCCGGAGGCCCTGGGGTATCATTATTGGCTTCCTCTGCCAGTTCGGCATCATGCCCTTCACAGCCTTTGCTTTATCACTGGCATTCAATGTGTTGCCTGTTCAGGctgtcgtcatcatcatcatgggcTGCTGTCCCGGAGGCTCCGGCTCCAACATCATCTGCTACTGGCTGGATGGTGACATGGACCTCAG TATCAGCATGACAGCCTGCTCCTCTATCCTGGCCATGGGGATGATGCCTCTCTGCCTGCTCATTTACACCTCCATCTGGACTTCTGCCAACACCATCCAGATCCCATATGACAGTATAG GTATCACCCTTGTAGCCCTTCTTGTCCCAATCTCACTGGGAATGTATATGAAACGCAGGTGGCCCTATTTGGCCAAAAAGATCCTCAAG GTGGGGTCCTTTATGGGCTTTGCTCTCATTGTCATCACAGCTGTGGTTGGAGGTGTTCTCTATCAGTCCTCCTGGAACATCGCTCCTTCCCTATGGATCATTGGTACGATCTATCCTTTCGTTGGTTTCGGCCTTGGATTCCTAATGGCCCGCTTTGTGGGTCAACCTTGGAACAG GTGTCGAACCATTGCACTGGAGACGGGTTTCCAGAACTCCCAGTTATGCAGCACCATTGTCCAGCTGTCCTTCAGTCCTGCTGAACTGGAAGTCATGTTTGCATTCCCCCTCATCTACAGCATCTTCCAGCTGGTGGTGGCAGTCTTATCTGTTGGAG GCTACCAGGCATATAAGAGGAAATGCGGTCGTGGTTCAGCTGATGCAGACAGTGAGGCTTCATCGCTGGAGGCAGGTGTGGC
- the gtpbp8 gene encoding GTP-binding protein 8 gives MFCLRLKRWLQPWSQVCAVSRQSAHRLSSILQATKLPPQKVQSLLYPFSKVEEFLDRSVDRTQFQLFHPSVEDMVQAEKLFISSRSHKIDYYSSAERMGHLPALQQPEMGFIGRSNVGKSSLIKALFSLTPEVEVRVSKTPGHTKKMNFFKVGKAFTIVDMPGYGYRAPKDFVDMVEPYLCQRKNLVRTFLLVDGNVGLQKADLIALEMCEEFRRPYVIIVTKIDKCGLGVLLTNLMNLQEVVKTQTTSCFPQPFLVSSLQFWGIHLLRCFICHLTGSIMLTNTS, from the exons ATGTTCTGTCTCCGGCTGAAACGGTGGCTCCAGCCTTGGTCTCAGGTCTGCGCTGTGTCCCGGCAGAGCGCCCACAGACTGTCCTCCATCCTGCAGGCCACAAAGCTCCCGCCACAGAAAGTCCAAAGCTTGCTGTACCCCTTCAGTAAAGTGGAAGAGTTCCTGGATAG GTCTGTGGACAGGACACAGTTCCAGCTCTTTCATCCCAGTGTGGAGGACATGGTTCAAGCAGAAAAgctcttcatctcctccagGTCTCATAAGATCGATTATTACTCATCTGCAGAGAGGATGGGCCACTTGCCTGCCCTGCAACAACCAGAG atgGGTTTCATCGGAAGAAGCAATGTTGGTAAATCATCTCTCATCAAAGCTCTGTTTTCCCTAACTCCTGAAGTGGAAGTCAGAGTCTCGAAAACTCCA GGCCATACAAAGAAAATGAACTTCTTCAAAGTGGGAAAAGCTTTCACTATCGTGGACATGCCAGGCTACGGATACAGGGCACCCAAAGACTTTGTGGATATGGTGGAGCCATACCTTTGCCAAAGGAAAAA tcttgtGAGGACATTCCTGTTGGTTGACGGCAATGTTGGTCTTCAGAAGGCTGACCTGATTGCCCTGGAAATGTGTGAAGAGTTCAGGCGACCGTATGTG ATAATTGTGACGAAGATTGACAAATGTGGTCTTGGAGTTCTGCTGACAAATTTAATGAACCTTCAGGAAGTGGTGAAGACACAGACAACAAGCTGCTTTCCACAGCCTTTCctggtcag CTCCCTCCAGTTTTGGGGGATCCACCTCCTGAGATGCTTCATTTGCCATCTGACGGGGAGCATAATGTTAACAAACACCTCTTAG